The genomic window CTCCCCAACTCCCGAGGAGCCCCCAGGGCCGGGCCGTGCTGGCTCGACAGGGACGGCCCATGCGGGCCGTGCAATGCCGGGCCGCATGCTAAACTATCAGCCCGTTGCATGGCCCAGGCTCGGGTCGTGTTGTGCCAGGTAGACGGGCTTAGTTCTATTGGCCCAGCACGGCCTGTGATACCGAGTCGGGTCAGCCCGGCATTGGGTTCTACAGTACCTGTGTCATGCCAAGGCTCGGCCCGCTGTCGTACCGGGCCAGGCAACTGATGGGCCACCTGGCCTGCTGTTGTGCCATAGGCCGCCCGGCCCATTTTACATCCCTATCTATataggtgtaaatcttacacaaCATGTATTCTAAAAAATAGGCGGATGTGATCACTGTATTGCACAATTCGTGCATCCAATGTTGGTTGTCAGATTAAGCCGattggtgatgatgatgatgatgatggcgATGATTGATGGTGGTGGTTAACAATGATCGAGGATGTTGGTGCCGGCGATGAATGATGACGATAAGGATGGATAGTACTTAGTACTGTTTATAGTCAATGATATTGCAATAACATTTCATTAGTGATTGATTGATTGAGTATTTGAGTGTGGTGCAGAAGTGTCTATGATAAATGATTAGGAATGGTGATGTAGCTTATGCGATTTATTACCGCAGGAGTGCTCATTTGTGACGATCAATTGTAGTGATTGACAAATAGTTGGCAATAGCGCCGGAGCTATTTGTAAAAAACCTAGTATATCTGACATCAACCATATCTAGACAAGTAAATACAATTTCTTGGCATAGCCAGATTCAATACTCGAGTACGCTATAGAAGTATGCCACTTCAGGTAATAACATGCAATAAAAGAATACTCTTTTCGGTTATTGGATTGTTAGAtattaaattcttaaaaatagtTGCGATGTAACTGTACGTTGCTTGCTTTGCAGTTTGCACATGTTGTTTGTTGAATGAAACTAGACGACTTTCCGTCGCTAGCAAGCTCACTATTGAATTGCCTACTTGTTTGTACTCAATATAGATGTTACCAAACTGGCTTTCTGGCCATACTGGGATCTGTGAATGGTTATCCACATTGAACCAAATTCTAGGACAGGAACATAACCTTTTCCTCTGTTTCTTTCCCTTTTTACGTTTTGGGTTGAATACAACCTAATCATAATATTCTCACATGATCAAAAAAAAAGGACTCATGAACTCAAACGGTGCGCCATGATTGAGTAATAACTAATAAGAGCCAAAGATCCTGCACGAATCTTCCAGATGTATTTCATTTTCTTAAGCTATCCCCACCGTCAAACTTCAACGGCCCAAGTTTCTTTGTTTGCGACTTCTGAGAGAGACAGGGAAATCTCCTATGCAGAGGCCCAAGTGTGCCATGTGGTCCACAGATCAGCCCTGTCGAGGTATAAGATAAGgaattctttttatatttaatcaaAGGCAAGATAATCTAAAATAATACACAGACAGAGTGTACAGTACATGCCCCTCTTTGTTAATTAGCCACACAAATAAACTTGTTCTAGTCAACTAATTTACTAGATTTAGTGACTACTAATCACTGGCCACTAATCACTAATCCCCCTCTAATCAGATATTATCTCTAACAACAAGTACATGTGTTGACTATTAGCATGAGCACTCGCACTCCCACATCGTCCTCGACTCTCCCCTTTCCTCTTGGCTTTTTCGGCTTTTCCCGACCGTGATATTTCTCCGTCCATACTTCGTCAGCTTCCCCGTGAAAGCATTCGTTCCCGCTCCGCTTTCTTATACACCCCCCCTTCTTACCCTCTCCCACACAATGAATATGCTCTCGCTCTTCTTGCACGCCgcttaataaaatataatcttCGAGCGCCCATACCTCCTCTCTGTTCCGTTGCTGCTTTTTTATCACTCCCCTCGGATCTCTCGCTTTTGGTCACGTGTTCACCTGATTCGCCGTATCTCGTGACACTCCCAGTAAAATTATAAAGGCGAAAAGGGTTTCCAAATGGTGGTTTAGTTCACATTCGCTCCTGAGATCTCCTCCGCTTCTCTCGATCTATTTCGCCGTTACTAGTATGTGGCTTAATCCGTTTTGAGTTTAGATAAATTGGGTGCTTCGTCCTCTGCATTATGAATCGGGAGTCTTCTTCTCTGTCTCCCTCTCTTTTCTGATTAATTTTGTTGATGACgcgttttattttattcttttcttttggagCAAGGTTAGATTatgatattttttcttttatccaaAAAAAGAGTTGTGAGAATGCATTGTtactttcattcttttttttttttttaaaaaaaacttctgAGCAACTCGTCATTCTGAGAATTCGACCATTTCTGGATGCTTCTACTAGAAGTATAAGGTAGCATACCGGAGCTTCGCTATTTCTGCGATTTAGTGATTGAGATTTTCAAGGCTTATTAGATCTTCTCACGGTATTTGGAATTTTCCGCGGTTAACCAGGGgagttcatttttcttttctcgatTTGTTCGAAGCAAGTAGAAGTAAAACTTACTGAttctgctgttgttgttgttactggtagtagtagtagttttGTTCAAGGTTTGTGTTaagttataaaaatatataaacattgtTCTCtatttagagtacaacggttgtttcacagtttgtaatattttgaaaatgttgtatattttatatttgaaatgacaaaGTTTGTTTCTGCGCTATCAAGTCACTTGAGTTGGAAAGTTGTTAAGAACtagtatatttttaatagtggatTACTGATGGTTCTCATCAAGTATAGAAATGAGAATACCTCCTAATTCATGGTAATTTAGTATTCCTATCATCTAGAAATCTACAATGGTTCCACTACTTCACTAAAAGTTTTGTAGTTAATGATTTGAATATTGTCAACAGAATATAGAGGATTGTCGGAATATTACAAGTCGTGAACCAAATGGATCAAAAGATAATTTTACGTTTGCTGACGAGATTTGTTTGTTTGCTATAGTCATTGACATCTTGGAGGAGCATAATCCATGGCGGCTGCAGATGAAAGAAATGGTACAACCAAGTACAACAGTTCTAAAGTTCAACCGGTTGCACACCCTTTAGCAGAGGAATCATCAGAAATTGCATCTAATATTGCCTACCATGCGATCTATACTCCTCATTTCTCCCCTCTCAAGTTCGATCCTGAGCAAGCCTTTTATGCCACGGCAGAGAGCGTTCGAGACTACCTTATTCAGGTTAATTTATGGTGAAATTTCAATGAAAATAGTGTATCATATTTACGTTATCACTTTTTCTGTGTGTGTATCGGTTGTCCTTTATAAATATTGCTTTATTAATGCacattttgtttggtttgttgATACACAATATGCCTTATTTCAGAGGTGGAACGAGACGTATCTCCACTTCCATAAAGTTGACCCTAAGCAGACATACTACTTGTCAATGGAATATTTACAAGGGCGGGCTCTTACCAATGCTATTGGAAACCTCGGCATTACAGATGCATATGCTGATGCTTTGAAGAAATTCGGTCACGAACTCGAGGAAATTGTGGAGCAGGTGCCGAATAATTAAATCTTCTTAGTTGTTGATTGTAATATTGCATGCTTTGATCTTGGTTTTTGTTGGAAAGGCCTAAAATTTGTCGTTGAACGTATATTTAGAATTCTCGCTTGCATCCTAATTTGGCTCTGAGATGTAACTTAGTCTTTGTACCAGCTGGCTGTTCCAGGTCCACTTATTCCATTTTAACACTGGCGACCGTTATCGGATTTTTCCTTTTCAGGAGAAAGATGCGGCTTTGGGAAATGGAGGCTTGGGTAGACTTGCATCATGCTTTTTGGATTCAATGGCAACATTAAATTTGCCTGCTTGGGGTTACGGCCTACGCTACAGGTATGGTTTGTTCAAACAGCGCATCTCCAAAGAGGGTCAAGAGGAAGTTGCTGAAGATTGGCTTGAGGTATGGTCTCTAGATACAAGCTCTTTGAGAGATCACTGTCTCTTTTCCCTCTTGCTAAGAAGTGTTTGTTGATGTTTAATTTTACAGAAGTTCAGTCCATGGGAGATTGTCAGGCATGACAAAGTGTATCCTATAAGATTCTTTGGCCATGTTGAGGTCTCTCCCACTGGATGGTAAGTGCAGATCCCTGGCCGCATTGGTGATCTTGTCTTTGAATGTCAATATGTAGTGATATTTTTGGTTTTGGAAGTTATTATACACTTGTTATGTATCAAAAATGGATGTTGAAAGACATGCCAATATGCCATCATGCTGCTAAGTTGACATCTATGTCTCTGCCACTTAAATTGTTGAGAACGAGTAAGAAAAGTtaagtttaaagtatttaaatgGGCATGCGAGAAATGATGATAATAGCTGATATCTTTATTAGAGTACACTGTACCAATATACcaactaccaaaaaaaaaaaaaaaaaaaaaaaagtagtttagAACATCAATTTTCTAGATACTCTATCCTTCTCTCAtaacccaaaaagaaaagaatgtgtTGCTGCACAAATGGTTTTGTCCTTTTCCACCAGGCACATATTACAAACCAGAAATGCGTGTTCTCTTCTCATTGCATTTGGCCTTTCCAGACCTGCAAATAACCTCCTTGAAGTGTGCTGATGAGTTTGTTGAGTGCAGGgcagttttaattttatatatcctTTTGGCTTATAAATCAATTAATATTCTAGCCAGCAAACTTCTCTATATATTAATTACTGATGCTTCTCTCTTGATGTTGGAACCTGCAGTCGAAATTGGGCTGGAGGAGAAATAATTCAGGCGCTGGCATATGATGTACCAATTCCTGGTTACAAAACAAAGAATACTATCAGTCTTCGCCTTTGGGAAGCAAAAGCTAGTGCTGAAGATTTCAATTTATTTCAGTTTAATGATGGACAATATGAATCTGCTGGTCAATTGCACTCTAAAGCTCAGCAGGTAAATTACCATAATCTTGTTATTACTATATAATAACATAAATTTGATTTACACGTTGTTACATGAGTGTCCTAGTTCAGATGCACTAAAAAGTTGCTGATAGAGTTTGTTAATTTATGCTGTAGATATGTGCAGTACTGTATCCTGGTGATGCTACAGAAAATGGAAAGATTCTTCGATTAAAGCAGCAGTTTTTCCTCTGCAGCGCATCAATGCAGGTATTTAACATGCCAGTTTTGTATATGCGCATTATATTTATCCATTATTTCTTTGCTACACTTTAATTTGGTCATGGGGTTAAGCttctaattttcattttatgtGAGCCTGGATCTCACAATCTCCACATATAAGTAAAATAAGGTGCACGTCTATTGCACGGGTTCCTTATCCTGCAATTTGGCCAGTGCATAGCGTATTTTCTTACACACAGAAAACTGATAGTTTTACTGACTAATAATGAGATTTAATTAGAGAAAAACATTACAAGCATATATATTACTGCACATGTATATATTACTGGATCAGTATCTTCTTTAAACCTATGATCCCATCAGGCGGCAATAGCTTGTTACTTATCTAAGGTTTTGGGGTTTGAGATAGTTGCAAATTTATTCTTGATGTATTAGCCATGCAAATTGACACTTGGGATAATCTATAACTGTAACTGAAACATGAAACTACATTCAGGACATTATTGCAAGGTTTAAGGAGAGGAGAGATGGTAAAGGTGCATTGCAGTGGACTGAATTCCCCAGCAAGGTTGCTGTTCAACTTAATGACACCCACCCAACTCTTGCAATCCCGGAACTGATGCGATTACTGATGGATGATGAGGGGCTTGGATGGGATGAAGCTTGGGATGTGACAACAAGGTGATTTGTGGtttctgtgatttttttttctttttttttcagttgaattttttttttttttttcacctattTGAATTACTTGGCAATAATGGAAAAGGTGAGAATAATAAATTCTACTCCAGGACTATTGCTTATACCAATCATACAGTTCTCCCTGAAGCACTTGAGAAGTGGCCACAAGATATAATGCGGAAACTTCTTCCACGTCATATGGAAATTGTAGAAGAAATTGATAAACGGGTATGATACTTAAATGTTATTCACTTTATTTTAGATGCTTTGTAATAAAAAGTTTCAAGTAATTAATGTTGGATTATCTTCTTACAGTTTAGGGAAATGATATGCTCCAGCCGAAAAGACATGGAGGGAAAGCTCCCTAAAATTAGAATCCTTGATGACTCAAATCCCCAGAAGCCTGTGGTGCGCATGGCAAATTTGTGCGTAGCATCTTCTCATACGGTGAggcatttatttcttttgatgATGAATGAAGAGAACTCTTTGCTGTTAGTTTCTCCCCTTTATTTAAGTACTATGTTGCATATCAGTAGCGGTATCATATATTTATCTATAATAGTTAGATCATCCATGGAAGAAGTGAATATCTTTGCTTTCTTTTCTCTGACTACAGAAATCTCATTGTTTGTTAATCAGCACCATCTATTTTCCTGTTGAGTGTTCAAAATTGTACCTTTATCCTGCtctaataataattagttttcTGACTAGTTCTTCCATTTCAACTTTGTTGTCTTTGTGATAAAA from Ananas comosus cultivar F153 linkage group 23, ASM154086v1, whole genome shotgun sequence includes these protein-coding regions:
- the LOC109727886 gene encoding alpha-glucan phosphorylase, H isozyme yields the protein MAAADERNGTTKYNSSKVQPVAHPLAEESSEIASNIAYHAIYTPHFSPLKFDPEQAFYATAESVRDYLIQRWNETYLHFHKVDPKQTYYLSMEYLQGRALTNAIGNLGITDAYADALKKFGHELEEIVEQEKDAALGNGGLGRLASCFLDSMATLNLPAWGYGLRYRYGLFKQRISKEGQEEVAEDWLEKFSPWEIVRHDKVYPIRFFGHVEVSPTGCRNWAGGEIIQALAYDVPIPGYKTKNTISLRLWEAKASAEDFNLFQFNDGQYESAGQLHSKAQQICAVLYPGDATENGKILRLKQQFFLCSASMQDIIARFKERRDGKGALQWTEFPSKVAVQLNDTHPTLAIPELMRLLMDDEGLGWDEAWDVTTRTIAYTNHTVLPEALEKWPQDIMRKLLPRHMEIVEEIDKRFREMICSSRKDMEGKLPKIRILDDSNPQKPVVRMANLCVASSHTVNGVAQLHSDILKSELFADYVSIWPQKFQNKTNGITPRRWLSFCSPELSNIITKWLKTDGWVTNLDLLTGLRQFAGNEELHSEWALAKMANKRRLAQYVLQMTGVTIDPNSLFDIQVKRIHEYKRQLLNILGVVYRYKKLKEMNTEERQKIVPRTVMIGGKAFATYTNAKRIVKLVNDVGAVVNSDPEVNNYLKVVFIPNYNVSVAEMLIPGSELSQHISTAGMEASGTSNMKFSLNGCLIIGTLDGANVEIREEIGEENFFLFGAKADEVPSLRTERENGLFKPDPRFEEAKQFIRSGAFGSYDYNPLLDSLEGNSGYGRGDYFLVGHDFPSYIEAQSKVDEAYKDKKRWLKMSILSTAGSGKFSSDRTISQYAKEIWDIEACPVP